A window of Corallococcus macrosporus DSM 14697 contains these coding sequences:
- a CDS encoding sensor histidine kinase → MGWRIEDDLDAGVEQALARAAERAFRCGARAGLEALVQEAQRLTGASGAAFHDGRVYVARTGLGALPRASPGPSRRPVLVVWPELPTAREVRVLARMSAFGAALLAARAREQDAAARQVQLLKTQQRLTRRLTHQEHQRSRASHDLRTPLMVIKGYVDMMLKGTTGGLTAPIQRYLERLRRSADDQSAIIERRLAKVRHEGVEDLRPLLRTAFIPSARGHRAVDTTMTLPDRPVAVPGPRDDVELLVRTLARAVASSGAPAAVRVESAGDAGVWQLRVTLRSGKALPEKSLTLLRHLTQRLRGGLSLPEETGNGWVVHLPVDDTVPVAPRDA, encoded by the coding sequence ATGGGGTGGCGCATCGAGGACGACCTCGATGCAGGGGTGGAGCAGGCGCTCGCGAGAGCCGCCGAGCGCGCATTCCGGTGCGGGGCACGCGCGGGGCTGGAGGCCCTGGTCCAGGAGGCCCAGCGCCTCACGGGCGCCTCCGGGGCCGCGTTCCATGACGGGCGCGTCTACGTGGCGCGGACGGGGTTGGGCGCGCTGCCGCGTGCGTCTCCCGGGCCGAGCCGCCGGCCTGTCCTGGTGGTGTGGCCGGAGCTGCCCACGGCCCGGGAGGTGCGCGTGCTGGCCCGGATGTCCGCGTTCGGCGCGGCCCTGCTGGCGGCCCGAGCCCGCGAGCAGGACGCGGCGGCGCGGCAGGTGCAGCTCCTGAAGACGCAGCAGCGACTGACGCGGCGGTTGACGCACCAGGAGCACCAGCGCTCCCGGGCGTCACACGACCTCAGGACACCATTGATGGTCATCAAGGGATACGTGGACATGATGCTGAAGGGCACGACGGGCGGGCTGACGGCTCCCATCCAACGCTATCTGGAGCGGCTGCGCCGTTCGGCGGACGACCAGAGCGCCATCATCGAGCGCCGGCTCGCGAAGGTGCGGCATGAGGGCGTGGAGGACTTGCGCCCCCTGCTGCGCACCGCCTTCATCCCCTCGGCGCGGGGCCACCGCGCCGTGGACACGACGATGACGCTCCCGGACCGCCCCGTGGCCGTCCCGGGCCCCCGCGACGATGTGGAGCTGCTGGTGCGCACGCTGGCCCGCGCGGTGGCGTCCTCGGGCGCGCCCGCCGCGGTGCGCGTGGAGTCCGCGGGGGACGCGGGCGTGTGGCAGCTCCGCGTCACCCTGCGGAGCGGAAAGGCGCTGCCGGAGAAGAGCCTCACCCTGCTGCGGCACCTGACGCAGCGGCTGCGCGGCGGGCTCTCGCTGCCGGAGGAGACGGGCAACGGCTGGGTGGTCCACCTGCCGGTGGACGACACCGTGCCCGTGGCGCCGCGCGACGCGTGA
- a CDS encoding alginate lyase family protein: MARQALYRRRERADEVQLLECYGAADGAELVELALGQRGSRGWCEVSQRASVLEALASVPGGVERARARAQAALRQEWDLFGTPVSFGEGRPVDWSLDPVSGHRYPLEPVERLSLAVTGSDPKYPWVMGRLDSVVALGQGYWVETAAEARARLARAFVAQVLDFLQANPVGQGVHWTCAMEVALRAANLAQALAMFSDAPEVARPDFLVPVLGALAEHTAWVEAHLEDRGAVPNNHLVSNYVGLLVVGLLFPELPGAPRHVSLAVGGLREQMEKQVHLEGTSFEGSIPYHRLSVELFTLAYLTARGAGVPLGPRYEARLRRMFHAVRAWCSEQGLAPQIGDNDSGRVFPLREREDNAHGYLVGLGAALFGDAGLGGGELVDEAAWLLGRAGQARFAALAPAPEPVSVSFPEGGFHILRGAGVVITVSAGKQGQGGVGGHSHNDKLSFELHVDGRPVIVDPGTGTYTREPALRNWFRGTAAHNTVQVDDAEQASLDPARLFALPEEARARVVAFLPGKSVDRLLVRHDGYRRLPAPVGIERTFRLDRGERALAGRDRFVGTGRHDVVGRFHLPDEQARVVSPQVQVLSRAGRVMEEPVSFEPLVVELGPEGAPLAWVVLEQGLTARLVPSKFSPGYGRVVPSLAVEFRGQVTPPAWLRWVVVFR; encoded by the coding sequence GTGGCGCGGCAGGCGCTCTACCGTCGGCGCGAGCGCGCGGACGAGGTGCAGCTCCTCGAGTGCTACGGCGCGGCGGATGGCGCGGAGCTGGTGGAGCTGGCGCTGGGCCAGCGCGGCTCGCGCGGTTGGTGTGAGGTGTCGCAGCGCGCGTCGGTGCTGGAGGCGCTCGCCTCGGTGCCCGGCGGGGTGGAGCGCGCCCGGGCCCGCGCGCAGGCGGCGCTCCGGCAGGAGTGGGACCTCTTCGGTACGCCGGTGTCCTTCGGCGAGGGCCGCCCGGTGGATTGGTCCCTGGACCCGGTGAGCGGTCACCGCTACCCGCTGGAGCCGGTGGAGCGGCTGTCGCTCGCCGTGACGGGGAGCGACCCGAAGTACCCGTGGGTGATGGGCCGGCTCGACAGCGTCGTGGCGCTGGGCCAGGGCTACTGGGTGGAGACGGCCGCCGAGGCGCGCGCGCGGCTGGCGCGCGCCTTCGTGGCGCAGGTGCTGGACTTCCTCCAGGCCAACCCCGTGGGCCAGGGCGTGCACTGGACGTGCGCCATGGAGGTGGCGCTGCGCGCCGCGAACCTGGCGCAGGCGCTGGCCATGTTCTCCGACGCGCCCGAGGTGGCGCGGCCGGACTTCCTGGTGCCGGTGCTGGGCGCGCTGGCCGAGCACACCGCCTGGGTGGAGGCCCACCTGGAGGACCGGGGCGCGGTGCCCAACAACCACCTGGTCTCCAACTATGTGGGCCTGCTGGTGGTGGGCCTGCTCTTCCCGGAGCTGCCGGGCGCGCCGCGGCACGTGTCGCTGGCGGTGGGCGGGCTGCGAGAGCAGATGGAGAAGCAGGTGCACCTGGAGGGCACGTCCTTCGAGGGCTCCATTCCCTATCATCGCCTGTCGGTGGAGCTCTTCACCCTGGCGTACCTCACCGCGCGCGGCGCGGGCGTGCCGCTGGGGCCCAGGTACGAGGCCCGGCTGCGCCGCATGTTCCACGCCGTGCGCGCGTGGTGCTCCGAGCAGGGGCTGGCGCCACAGATTGGCGACAACGACTCCGGCCGCGTCTTCCCGCTGCGCGAGCGCGAGGACAACGCGCACGGCTACCTGGTGGGGCTGGGCGCGGCGCTCTTCGGTGACGCGGGGCTGGGCGGCGGCGAGCTGGTGGACGAGGCCGCGTGGCTGCTGGGCCGCGCCGGGCAGGCGCGCTTCGCCGCGCTGGCGCCCGCGCCAGAGCCCGTGTCGGTGAGCTTTCCGGAAGGTGGCTTCCACATCTTGCGCGGCGCGGGGGTCGTTATCACTGTCAGCGCCGGCAAGCAGGGACAAGGTGGGGTGGGGGGACACAGCCACAACGACAAACTTTCATTCGAGCTCCACGTCGACGGGCGCCCCGTCATCGTGGATCCGGGCACCGGCACCTATACGCGTGAGCCCGCGCTGCGGAACTGGTTCCGCGGAACGGCCGCGCACAACACGGTGCAGGTGGATGACGCGGAGCAGGCGTCCCTGGACCCGGCGCGCCTGTTCGCGCTGCCGGAGGAGGCTCGGGCGCGGGTGGTGGCCTTCCTGCCGGGGAAGTCGGTGGACAGGCTGCTGGTGCGGCATGACGGCTACCGCCGGCTGCCGGCGCCCGTGGGGATTGAGCGCACGTTCCGGCTGGACCGGGGCGAGCGCGCTCTGGCCGGACGTGACCGCTTCGTGGGCACGGGCCGGCATGACGTGGTCGGCAGGTTCCATCTGCCGGATGAACAGGCGCGAGTGGTGTCGCCTCAGGTGCAGGTCCTGTCACGCGCGGGTCGTGTGATGGAAGAGCCGGTGTCGTTCGAGCCGCTCGTGGTGGAGCTGGGCCCGGAAGGGGCCCCGCTCGCCTGGGTGGTGCTGGAGCAGGGCCTGACGGCGCGGTTGGTGCCGTCGAAGTTTTCGCCAGGGTACGGGCGGGTGGTGCCGTCGTTGGCGGTGGAGTTCCGGGGGCAGGTGACGCCTCCGGCGTGGCTGAGGTGGGTGGTCGTTTTCCGCTGA
- a CDS encoding nucleotide sugar dehydrogenase: protein MVSSPLLDRIKKRDARVGVVGLGYVGLPLGMAFAEAGFPVMGLDIDKRKIDKIEKGESYIKHIPSAPLSELSRSGKLKATTDFAKAKDMDCVIICVPTPLTASREPDMSYIIQTGEALAPHVRPGQLFILESTTYPGTTEEVLKPLLEKNGLKAGKDFYLAFSPEREDPGNKSFNTKTIPKIVGGYSPECSEVAAALYGSALKEVVPVSSTRVAELAKLLENIFRCVNIAMVNEMKMLCDRMNVDVWEVIQAASTKPFGFMPFFPGPGLGGHCIPIDPFYLTWKAREYEFHTKFIELAGEVNWQMPYYVVQRTMEALNKNKQTLNGAKVLCLGAAYKKDIDDMRESPSLRIMTLLAEKGADLSYHDPYVPELHKGHGFNMEMKSVPLKPETLGQYDAVLILTDHSDIDYAMVVDRAKVVIDTRNATKGVSKGREKVTKA, encoded by the coding sequence ATGGTGAGCAGCCCGCTGCTGGATCGCATCAAGAAGCGGGACGCGCGGGTGGGTGTGGTCGGGCTTGGCTACGTCGGTCTTCCGCTGGGCATGGCCTTCGCGGAGGCGGGCTTCCCGGTGATGGGGCTCGACATCGACAAGCGGAAGATTGACAAGATTGAAAAGGGGGAGAGCTACATCAAGCACATCCCCAGCGCGCCGCTGTCGGAGCTGAGCAGGTCAGGCAAGCTGAAGGCCACCACGGACTTCGCCAAGGCGAAGGACATGGACTGCGTCATCATCTGCGTGCCCACGCCGCTCACCGCGTCGCGTGAGCCGGACATGAGCTACATCATCCAGACGGGCGAGGCGCTCGCGCCGCACGTGCGTCCCGGACAGCTCTTCATCCTGGAGTCCACCACGTATCCAGGGACGACGGAGGAGGTGCTCAAGCCGCTGCTGGAGAAGAACGGCCTCAAGGCGGGCAAGGACTTCTACCTGGCCTTCAGCCCCGAGCGCGAGGACCCGGGCAACAAGAGCTTCAACACCAAGACGATTCCGAAGATTGTCGGCGGCTACTCGCCCGAGTGCTCCGAGGTGGCCGCGGCCCTCTACGGCAGCGCGCTGAAGGAAGTGGTGCCGGTGTCCTCCACCCGCGTGGCGGAGCTGGCCAAGCTGCTGGAGAACATCTTCCGCTGCGTCAACATCGCCATGGTCAACGAGATGAAGATGCTCTGCGACCGGATGAACGTGGACGTGTGGGAGGTCATCCAGGCCGCGAGCACCAAGCCCTTCGGCTTCATGCCCTTCTTCCCGGGCCCTGGCCTGGGCGGGCACTGCATCCCCATTGACCCGTTCTACCTGACGTGGAAGGCGCGCGAGTACGAGTTCCACACCAAGTTCATCGAGCTGGCCGGCGAGGTGAACTGGCAGATGCCGTACTACGTGGTGCAGCGCACCATGGAGGCGCTCAACAAGAACAAGCAGACGCTCAACGGCGCGAAGGTCCTCTGCCTGGGCGCGGCGTACAAGAAGGACATCGACGACATGCGCGAGAGTCCTTCGCTGCGCATCATGACGCTGCTGGCGGAGAAGGGCGCGGACCTGTCGTACCACGACCCGTACGTCCCGGAGCTGCACAAGGGCCACGGCTTCAACATGGAGATGAAGTCCGTGCCGCTGAAGCCGGAGACGCTGGGCCAGTACGACGCGGTCCTCATCCTCACGGACCACTCGGACATCGACTACGCCATGGTGGTGGACCGCGCCAAGGTCGTCATCGACACGCGCAACGCCACCAAGGGTGTCAGCAAGGGTCGTGAGAAAGTGACGAAGGCCTGA
- a CDS encoding TldD/PmbA family protein — protein MSAELLVSWRGWASVGAVQALLRTVFPLLALSALLTAAAPVPDARVKLLDSMSAELARNHQQLKMQNHEPPYFMSYQLKDYEQYVVSARYGALFMDDGYRERKLYVDVRVGDYDFDSSVVEGLEFTFSSRGTSYVSRKEGPLDDSPLALRTALWLITDEKYKSALFQYLKKKGERVYAVEDPKRPPSFSREKPVRHVSPPVTAPFNRERWVKLARSVSARFNAHPELFDSEVRVTKDKVTRLFVSSEGSRIITEEMLYGLHVSAVTRAPDGQLLDNSRDFYVPTEAGLPDAARLEKAADDVIRELLALRAAPAIDPYTGPAILAPEAAGVLFHEAVGHRLEGDRQDGDNEGKTFKGQVGKQVLPAFISIHDDPTRRVLEGEPLNGYYLFDEEGVRAQRVTLVEKGVLRNYLQGRRPVEGFLQSNGHGRSQGNLKPVARMANLLVESTHGLSDAELKKRLIAEAKRQGKPYGLIIRDITGGNTNTSSAGYQAFKGVPRMVYRVDVKTGKETLVRGVEIVGTPLSAVNRILASGQKQGIFNGFCGAESGNVPVSTVAPAMLLQELELQRTMEGKDRPPILTSPAALEAPPAEP, from the coding sequence GTGAGCGCGGAGCTGCTCGTATCGTGGAGGGGATGGGCTAGTGTCGGGGCCGTGCAAGCCCTCCTTCGAACCGTGTTTCCCCTGCTGGCTCTCTCGGCGCTGCTGACGGCGGCGGCGCCGGTGCCGGATGCGCGCGTGAAGCTGCTGGACTCGATGTCCGCCGAGCTGGCGCGCAACCACCAGCAGTTGAAGATGCAGAACCACGAGCCCCCGTACTTCATGAGCTACCAGCTCAAGGACTACGAGCAGTACGTGGTCTCCGCGCGCTACGGGGCGCTGTTCATGGACGACGGCTACCGCGAGCGGAAGCTGTACGTCGACGTGCGCGTGGGGGACTACGACTTCGACAGCTCGGTGGTGGAGGGGCTGGAGTTCACCTTCTCCAGTCGGGGCACCAGCTACGTGTCGCGCAAGGAGGGCCCGCTGGATGACTCGCCGCTGGCCCTGCGCACCGCGCTGTGGCTCATCACCGACGAGAAGTACAAGTCCGCGCTGTTCCAGTACCTGAAGAAGAAGGGCGAGCGGGTCTACGCGGTGGAGGACCCGAAGCGCCCGCCGTCCTTCTCGCGCGAGAAGCCGGTGCGGCACGTGTCGCCGCCGGTGACGGCGCCGTTCAACCGCGAGCGCTGGGTGAAGCTGGCCCGCAGCGTGTCGGCGCGCTTCAACGCGCACCCGGAGCTGTTCGACTCGGAGGTGCGCGTCACCAAGGACAAGGTGACGCGGCTGTTCGTGTCCTCGGAAGGCAGCCGCATCATCACCGAGGAGATGCTGTACGGCCTGCACGTCTCCGCCGTCACGCGGGCGCCGGATGGCCAGCTCCTGGACAACTCGCGCGACTTCTACGTGCCCACGGAGGCGGGGCTGCCGGACGCCGCGCGGCTGGAGAAGGCGGCGGATGACGTCATCCGGGAACTGCTGGCCCTGCGCGCGGCGCCCGCCATCGACCCGTACACCGGCCCCGCCATCCTCGCGCCGGAGGCGGCCGGGGTGCTCTTCCACGAGGCCGTGGGGCACCGGCTGGAGGGAGACCGGCAGGACGGCGACAACGAGGGCAAGACGTTCAAGGGCCAGGTGGGCAAGCAGGTGCTGCCGGCGTTCATCTCCATCCACGACGACCCGACGCGGCGTGTGCTGGAGGGTGAGCCGCTCAACGGCTACTACCTCTTCGACGAGGAGGGCGTGCGCGCGCAGCGGGTGACGCTGGTGGAGAAGGGCGTGCTGCGCAACTACCTCCAGGGGCGCCGGCCCGTGGAGGGCTTCCTCCAGTCGAACGGCCACGGCCGCAGCCAGGGCAACCTGAAGCCGGTGGCGCGCATGGCCAACCTGCTGGTGGAGAGCACCCACGGCCTGAGCGACGCGGAGCTGAAGAAGCGCCTGATCGCCGAGGCGAAGCGCCAGGGCAAGCCGTACGGCCTCATCATCCGCGACATCACCGGCGGCAACACCAACACCTCCAGCGCCGGCTACCAGGCCTTCAAGGGCGTGCCGCGCATGGTGTACCGGGTGGACGTGAAGACGGGGAAGGAGACGCTGGTGCGCGGCGTGGAGATTGTCGGCACGCCGCTGTCGGCGGTGAACCGCATCCTGGCCTCGGGGCAGAAGCAGGGCATCTTCAACGGCTTCTGCGGCGCGGAGAGCGGCAACGTCCCGGTGTCCACCGTGGCGCCGGCCATGCTGCTCCAGGAGCTGGAGCTGCAGCGGACCATGGAAGGCAAGGACCGCCCGCCCATCCTCACCAGCCCGGCGGCGCTGGAGGCCCCGCCGGCGGAGCCGTAG
- a CDS encoding hybrid sensor histidine kinase/response regulator has protein sequence MEQEDGREPQSGKVPDGPTLMERMQASVAALERLTQVAAPDMSESVRESLQRETAALRRMRGELEALFSQCAVEREQRQARLNEEQAREHRTLSLNLLAAGLAHEINNPLAYTTGNIEYLQQQLPCHALPAHLADECHQVLDEALEGARHIRRVVADLRALSQGDSSTEEPVDLPAVLERTLRMAANHLRHRARVVRGYGTNVPRVVGTTTKLGQVALNLVINAAQALPEGRVSENQLTLALREEPGVVVLSISDTGRGIPPDVLPHVFDPFFTTRGGGMGMGLPICRDIITSLGGSIRVDSEPGKGTTVEVTLRRADLPEQPQAAERAAPPPQRARRILVVDDEPRVVDLLRRLMRGHELVSAANGREALERIRATPDFDVILCDLMMPELTGMDVYEAVRATWPGLHERIVFISGGVFSGEMQRFLKEVKNPLLTKPFEPQRLQGVLATARGRLGH, from the coding sequence ATGGAACAGGAGGACGGCCGGGAGCCTCAGTCCGGCAAGGTGCCGGACGGACCCACGCTGATGGAACGCATGCAGGCGTCCGTCGCGGCGTTGGAGCGGCTCACCCAGGTGGCGGCCCCGGACATGTCCGAGTCCGTCCGCGAGTCGCTTCAGCGGGAGACGGCCGCCCTGCGGCGGATGCGGGGAGAGCTGGAGGCCCTGTTCTCCCAGTGTGCGGTGGAGCGCGAGCAGCGGCAGGCGCGGCTGAACGAGGAGCAGGCGCGCGAGCACCGGACGCTGTCGCTCAACCTGCTCGCCGCGGGGTTGGCGCACGAAATCAACAACCCGCTCGCGTACACGACGGGGAACATCGAATACCTCCAGCAGCAGTTGCCCTGCCACGCGCTGCCCGCCCACCTGGCCGATGAGTGCCACCAGGTGCTGGACGAGGCGCTGGAGGGCGCGCGGCACATCCGGCGCGTCGTGGCGGACCTCCGCGCCCTCTCGCAGGGAGACTCCAGCACCGAAGAGCCCGTGGACCTCCCCGCCGTCCTGGAGCGCACGCTGCGCATGGCCGCCAACCACCTGCGCCACCGGGCGCGCGTGGTGCGCGGCTACGGGACGAACGTGCCCCGCGTCGTGGGCACGACGACGAAGCTGGGCCAGGTCGCGCTCAACCTGGTCATCAACGCCGCGCAGGCCCTCCCCGAAGGGCGCGTCTCGGAGAACCAGCTCACGCTCGCCCTGCGCGAGGAGCCCGGGGTCGTGGTGCTGTCCATCTCCGACACCGGCCGGGGCATCCCACCGGACGTGCTACCCCACGTCTTCGACCCGTTCTTCACCACGCGCGGCGGGGGCATGGGCATGGGGCTGCCCATCTGCCGCGACATCATCACCTCGCTGGGCGGGAGCATCCGCGTGGACAGCGAGCCTGGCAAGGGCACCACGGTGGAGGTGACGCTGCGGCGCGCCGACCTGCCCGAGCAGCCCCAGGCCGCCGAGCGCGCCGCCCCACCGCCCCAACGCGCCCGGCGCATCCTGGTGGTGGACGACGAGCCCCGGGTGGTGGACCTGCTGCGCCGGCTGATGCGAGGCCATGAGCTGGTCAGCGCCGCCAACGGCCGTGAAGCCCTGGAGCGGATCCGCGCCACCCCGGACTTCGACGTCATCCTCTGTGACCTGATGATGCCGGAGCTCACCGGCATGGACGTCTATGAGGCGGTGCGCGCCACCTGGCCGGGCCTGCACGAGCGCATCGTCTTCATCTCCGGCGGCGTCTTCTCCGGGGAGATGCAGCGCTTCCTCAAGGAAGTGAAGAACCCGCTGCTCACCAAGCCCTTCGAGCCCCAGCGCCTCCAGGGCGTGCTGGCCACCGCCCGCGGGCGGCTGGGGCACTGA
- a CDS encoding metalloenzyme, with product MRVALLFIDGVGIGRKDPAINPLAHREHLLSHFEDAPSPPLPHSGRCIPVDTTFGVPGRPQSASNQTAILTGDPAPALLGRHVLGYPNAPLRGLMADRSIVRRLGAAGRTATFANAYPAPYLDALDVPRRPSSSPPEFVLTPQARRKLKPSASKLAFAAGGIPLRTLDDARAGDGLTHDITGASARAYGLAAPERSPEEAAAIFWRVASSADFTFFEHYLADEAGHAQDWTAALAALDAFDAFTRAVAAARPEGARVLVCSDHGNVEDLSTRGHTLHPVPVLYFGPPAPELESLSTVADVGRAVLRWLGVE from the coding sequence GTGCGCGTCGCGCTCCTGTTCATCGATGGTGTGGGCATTGGCCGGAAGGACCCGGCCATCAACCCGCTCGCCCACCGGGAACACCTCCTCTCCCACTTCGAGGACGCCCCCAGCCCGCCCCTGCCCCATTCGGGGCGCTGCATCCCCGTGGACACGACCTTCGGCGTCCCCGGCCGGCCCCAGTCCGCGTCCAACCAGACGGCCATCCTCACGGGAGACCCGGCCCCCGCGCTGCTGGGCCGCCACGTGCTGGGCTACCCCAACGCGCCGCTGCGGGGCTTGATGGCGGACCGCTCCATCGTCCGGAGGCTGGGCGCCGCGGGCCGCACCGCCACCTTCGCCAACGCCTACCCCGCGCCCTACCTGGACGCGCTGGACGTCCCGCGCCGCCCCAGCAGCTCACCGCCGGAGTTCGTCCTCACACCCCAGGCGCGCCGCAAGCTGAAGCCCTCCGCCTCCAAGCTGGCCTTCGCCGCCGGGGGCATCCCCCTGCGGACGCTGGATGACGCCCGCGCCGGGGACGGCCTCACCCACGACATCACCGGCGCCAGCGCCCGGGCCTACGGGCTGGCCGCGCCGGAGCGCTCGCCCGAGGAGGCCGCCGCCATCTTCTGGCGGGTGGCCTCCAGCGCGGACTTCACCTTCTTCGAGCACTACCTGGCGGACGAGGCGGGCCACGCCCAGGACTGGACGGCCGCCCTGGCCGCGCTCGACGCGTTCGACGCCTTCACCCGCGCGGTGGCGGCCGCGCGGCCCGAGGGCGCCCGCGTCCTGGTGTGCAGCGACCACGGCAACGTGGAGGACCTGTCCACGCGAGGCCACACCCTCCACCCCGTGCCCGTGCTCTACTTCGGCCCGCCCGCGCCCGAGCTGGAGTCCCTCTCCACCGTGGCCGACGTCGGACGCGCGGTGCTTCGCTGGTTGGGTGTGGAGTGA
- a CDS encoding DUF4388 domain-containing protein, with the protein MALHGDLFSYPLPEFLQWLDSSRKTGTLQLSWEAGERKLFLLSGQVGATAAEGLRGRVARLLTLSKLASGTKVLAGFDELARTPDVDAAFDIHGIQARWIRDLGREELFAAMMDLTIAGRGTFHWTEDADRSGEDWVPSDMGIRELLFESLRWVDEQPDVDKALPIDALSVRALAPPSPSQPLMHRIILGLCTSPQNLGRLRLSMGVSRSSVTRRVHELLRAKLVEVDGAPQVEADPVAEMLEKGAVLMREGQYDAAGIVCASLLASDPADRRVREFARLVQREHVAALYADLPPLMVPVMVHDPQGQALLKPEERQIAGLVNGAWDVSTLVLASPARELETLKTLAKLQRMGLLQLSFPR; encoded by the coding sequence ATGGCCCTCCACGGCGACCTCTTCAGCTATCCGCTTCCTGAGTTCCTTCAATGGTTGGACAGCTCCCGCAAGACGGGAACGCTCCAGCTTTCCTGGGAGGCGGGCGAGCGCAAACTCTTCCTGCTCTCCGGCCAGGTGGGCGCCACCGCCGCCGAGGGGCTCCGCGGCCGGGTGGCGCGGCTGCTGACCTTGTCCAAGCTGGCCTCCGGGACGAAGGTGCTCGCGGGCTTCGACGAGCTGGCGCGCACCCCGGACGTGGACGCGGCCTTCGACATTCACGGCATCCAGGCGCGGTGGATTCGCGATTTGGGCCGCGAGGAGCTGTTCGCCGCGATGATGGATTTGACCATCGCCGGCCGCGGCACGTTCCACTGGACGGAGGACGCGGACCGCTCCGGCGAGGACTGGGTGCCGTCCGACATGGGCATCCGCGAGCTGCTCTTCGAGTCCCTGCGGTGGGTGGATGAGCAGCCCGACGTGGACAAGGCGCTGCCCATCGACGCGCTCAGCGTGCGCGCGCTGGCGCCGCCGAGCCCCAGCCAGCCGCTGATGCACCGAATCATCCTGGGGCTGTGCACGTCGCCGCAGAACCTGGGGCGGCTGCGCCTGTCCATGGGCGTGTCCCGCTCCTCGGTGACGCGGCGGGTGCACGAGCTGCTGCGGGCGAAGCTGGTGGAGGTGGACGGGGCGCCGCAGGTGGAGGCGGACCCCGTGGCGGAGATGCTGGAGAAGGGCGCGGTGCTGATGCGCGAGGGGCAGTACGACGCGGCGGGCATCGTCTGCGCGTCCCTGCTGGCCAGCGACCCGGCGGACCGGCGCGTGCGCGAGTTCGCGCGGCTGGTGCAGCGCGAGCACGTGGCGGCGCTCTACGCGGACCTGCCGCCGCTGATGGTGCCCGTCATGGTGCATGACCCGCAGGGGCAGGCGCTGCTCAAGCCCGAGGAGCGGCAGATCGCCGGGCTGGTGAACGGCGCCTGGGACGTGTCCACGCTGGTGCTGGCCAGCCCCGCGCGGGAGCTGGAGACGCTGAAGACGCTGGCGAAGCTGCAGCGCATGGGGCTGCTGCAGCTCAGCTTCCCGCGCTGA
- a CDS encoding GTP-binding protein, whose product MSSVNLMAREVAAKIVFYGPGLSGKTTSLRKIYETVRPAHRGEMMSIATEGDRTLFFDFLPVKVERVGDCSVRLALYTVPGQVFYNATRKLVLQGADGVVFVADSQPEAMDANRESLANLEENLFEHGIRLDRFPLVMQWNKRDLDGVLPVEVLRKELNPRGVPEQETSAANGRGVLDTLKAITRLVIKDLRAKRIVPPPRPTAGAQPAGLEAQLTQHLQHRQQQPGAAAPQAPQGGGPVPRVAPVAVMPQPRLEPAPIPAPQPGPKLLGAASALAPGDMFDHARAAEAAFMTGDYATCVTACSDAIRRALAFAGEGSLGQQAFLLRVDGADLLRLQGLATQPHLRVDDAAFALYVLMQVFVRLNAVGLPSAE is encoded by the coding sequence GTGAGCAGCGTCAATCTGATGGCCCGCGAAGTGGCCGCGAAAATCGTCTTCTACGGACCCGGCCTGTCCGGGAAGACGACCTCGCTGAGGAAGATCTACGAGACGGTCCGCCCCGCCCACCGCGGCGAGATGATGTCCATCGCCACGGAGGGAGACCGGACGCTCTTCTTCGACTTCCTTCCCGTGAAGGTGGAGCGCGTGGGCGACTGCTCGGTGCGGCTCGCGCTCTACACTGTCCCCGGCCAGGTCTTCTACAACGCCACCCGCAAGCTGGTGCTCCAGGGCGCCGACGGCGTGGTGTTCGTGGCGGACTCGCAGCCGGAGGCCATGGACGCCAACCGCGAGTCCCTGGCCAACCTGGAGGAGAACCTCTTCGAGCACGGCATCCGGTTGGACCGCTTCCCACTGGTGATGCAGTGGAACAAGCGCGACCTGGACGGCGTGCTGCCGGTGGAGGTGCTCCGCAAGGAGCTCAACCCGCGCGGCGTCCCGGAGCAGGAGACGTCCGCCGCCAATGGCCGCGGGGTGCTCGACACGCTCAAGGCCATCACCCGGCTGGTCATCAAGGACCTGCGCGCCAAGCGCATCGTCCCGCCGCCCCGCCCCACCGCGGGCGCGCAGCCCGCGGGCCTGGAGGCGCAGCTCACGCAGCACCTGCAACACCGGCAGCAGCAGCCCGGCGCCGCCGCACCCCAGGCGCCGCAGGGTGGCGGGCCGGTGCCTCGCGTGGCGCCCGTGGCCGTCATGCCGCAGCCGCGCTTGGAGCCGGCCCCCATCCCCGCCCCCCAGCCCGGCCCCAAGCTGCTGGGCGCGGCCAGCGCCCTGGCGCCGGGCGACATGTTCGACCACGCGCGCGCCGCCGAGGCCGCGTTCATGACGGGCGACTACGCCACCTGCGTCACCGCCTGCTCGGATGCCATCCGGCGCGCGCTGGCCTTCGCGGGGGAGGGCTCCCTGGGACAGCAGGCCTTCCTGCTCCGCGTGGACGGCGCCGACCTGCTCCGGCTCCAGGGCTTGGCCACGCAGCCGCACCTGCGCGTGGATGACGCCGCCTTCGCCCTGTACGTGCTGATGCAGGTCTTCGTCCGGCTCAACGCGGTGGGGCTGCCCAGCGCCGAGTAG
- the rpmB gene encoding 50S ribosomal protein L28 produces the protein MAWKCDLCGKRPLVGNNVSHANNKTKKRTLPNLQKIRASVQGSTQRVLACTRCIKAGKVVKAA, from the coding sequence ATGGCGTGGAAGTGTGACTTGTGTGGCAAGCGTCCGCTGGTGGGTAACAACGTCAGCCACGCGAACAACAAGACCAAGAAGCGGACCCTGCCGAATCTCCAGAAGATCCGGGCCAGCGTTCAGGGCAGCACCCAGCGCGTTCTCGCGTGCACCCGCTGCATCAAGGCGGGCAAGGTGGTGAAGGCCGCTTGA